The Streptomyces sp. NBC_01689 genome includes a window with the following:
- a CDS encoding dolichyl-phosphate-mannose--protein mannosyltransferase gives MTSTASSTDTRQGEAAEAQQPSWQQRLRRFGYTAPPRTDVRDRLVPPYAEPGPRLWAAFGLRHEVAERLTRWSGWGGPLLVTLLAGLMRFWNLGSPKRVIFDETYYAKDAWALIHRGYEVNWDKNANGLVLQHDGHVAIPTDPAYVVHPPVGKYVIGLGEWMFGFNPFGWRFMTALLGTLSVLLLCRIGRRMFRSTFLGCLAGTLMAVDGLHFVMSRTSLLDGVLMFFVLAAFGCLVVDRDRARARLAAALPADAYGVVRPDAHVAETTRLGLRPWRWTAGLMLGLALGTKWSGLYVLAAFCLMSVLWDVGARRTAGAHHPYAATLKRDTGLAFLATVPVAIATYLVSWTGWILSPDNGRGGYFRDWAATAGRGGNWTFLPDWLRSLWHYEHEVYNFHVHLSSPHTYQSNPWSWLVLGRPVSFFYESPLPGKDGCPSDAGDKCAREVLALGTPILWWAACFAVVFLLWRWAFRRDWRAGAIACGIAAGYLPWFEYQQRTIFFFYAVVFVPFLCLAVAMLIGAILGPPGSTERRRVIGAATAGVLVLLIAWNFIYFWPLYTGTSIPIEQWRSRMWLDTWV, from the coding sequence GTGACCAGTACCGCGTCCTCCACGGACACCCGGCAGGGCGAGGCCGCCGAAGCGCAGCAGCCGTCGTGGCAGCAGCGGCTGCGCCGCTTCGGATACACGGCACCGCCGAGAACCGATGTGCGCGACCGGCTCGTACCGCCGTACGCCGAACCGGGCCCACGGCTGTGGGCCGCGTTCGGCCTGCGCCACGAGGTCGCCGAACGCCTCACGCGCTGGTCGGGCTGGGGAGGACCGCTGCTGGTGACGCTGCTCGCCGGGCTGATGCGGTTCTGGAACCTGGGCAGTCCGAAGCGGGTGATATTCGACGAGACGTACTACGCCAAGGACGCCTGGGCACTGATCCACCGCGGGTACGAGGTCAACTGGGACAAGAACGCCAACGGCCTGGTCCTCCAGCACGACGGCCACGTCGCGATCCCCACCGACCCCGCCTATGTCGTCCACCCCCCCGTCGGCAAGTACGTCATCGGGCTCGGCGAATGGATGTTCGGGTTCAATCCGTTCGGCTGGCGCTTCATGACGGCCCTCCTGGGCACGCTGTCGGTGCTGCTGCTCTGCCGGATCGGGCGCCGGATGTTCCGCTCGACCTTCCTCGGCTGCCTCGCGGGCACGCTGATGGCGGTGGACGGGCTCCACTTCGTGATGAGCCGCACCTCGCTCCTCGACGGCGTCCTGATGTTCTTCGTCCTGGCGGCCTTCGGCTGTCTGGTCGTGGACCGGGACCGGGCGAGAGCCAGGCTGGCGGCCGCGCTGCCGGCCGACGCGTACGGGGTGGTCCGCCCGGACGCGCACGTCGCCGAGACAACCCGCCTCGGCCTGCGGCCCTGGCGCTGGACGGCGGGCCTGATGCTCGGACTGGCGCTCGGCACCAAGTGGAGCGGTCTCTACGTCCTCGCCGCGTTCTGCCTGATGTCCGTGCTGTGGGATGTCGGCGCGCGCCGCACCGCGGGTGCCCACCACCCGTACGCCGCGACCCTGAAGCGCGACACGGGGCTCGCGTTCCTGGCGACGGTCCCGGTGGCGATCGCCACGTACCTCGTCTCCTGGACCGGCTGGATCCTCTCGCCGGACAACGGCAGGGGCGGCTACTTCCGCGACTGGGCCGCGACCGCCGGCCGGGGCGGCAACTGGACCTTCCTGCCCGACTGGCTGCGCAGCCTGTGGCACTACGAGCACGAGGTGTACAACTTCCACGTCCACCTCTCCTCGCCGCACACCTACCAGTCGAACCCGTGGAGCTGGCTCGTCCTCGGCCGCCCGGTCTCGTTCTTCTACGAGTCCCCGCTGCCCGGCAAGGACGGCTGCCCGTCCGACGCGGGCGACAAGTGCGCGCGTGAGGTGCTGGCGCTGGGCACGCCGATCCTGTGGTGGGCCGCCTGCTTCGCGGTCGTCTTCCTGCTGTGGCGCTGGGCGTTCCGCCGCGACTGGCGGGCGGGCGCGATCGCCTGCGGCATCGCCGCCGGCTATCTGCCCTGGTTCGAGTACCAGCAGCGGACGATCTTCTTCTTCTACGCGGTGGTCTTCGTCCCGTTCCTGTGCCTGGCGGTCGCCATGCTGATCGGCGCGATCCTCGGCCCCCCCGGCTCCACGGAACGCCGCCGCGTCATCGGCGCGGCGACCGCGGGCGTCCTGGTCCTCCTGATCGCCTGGAACTTCATCTACTTCTGGCCCCTGTACACGGGCACGTCGATCCCGATAGAGCAGTGGCGGTCACGGATGTGGCTGGATACGTGGGTCTAG
- the rsmI gene encoding 16S rRNA (cytidine(1402)-2'-O)-methyltransferase, producing the protein MTGTLVLAGTPIGDTADAPPRLAQELESADVVAAEDTRRLRRLTQALGVQTTGRVVSYFEGNEAARTPELVEALVGGARVLLVTDAGMPSVSDPGYRLVAAAVEKDIRVTAVPGPSAVLTALALSGLPVDRFCFEGFLPRKAGERLSRLREVAGERRTMVYFEAPHRLDDTLAAMAEVFGDTRRAAVCRELTKTYEEVRRGPLGELAAWAAEGVRGEITVVVEGAPARGAEELDAGELVRRVSVREEAGERRKEAIAAVAAEAGIPKRDVFDAVVAAKNAAHTAP; encoded by the coding sequence GTGACAGGAACCCTTGTTTTGGCAGGCACCCCGATCGGCGACACGGCCGACGCACCGCCCCGGCTCGCCCAGGAGCTGGAGAGCGCGGACGTCGTCGCCGCCGAGGACACCCGCAGGCTGCGCCGGCTCACCCAGGCGCTCGGGGTGCAGACCACCGGGCGGGTCGTGTCGTACTTCGAGGGCAACGAGGCGGCCCGGACCCCCGAACTCGTCGAGGCGCTGGTGGGCGGAGCGCGCGTGCTGCTGGTGACCGACGCGGGCATGCCGTCGGTCTCCGACCCCGGTTACCGGCTGGTCGCGGCGGCGGTCGAGAAGGACATCAGGGTCACCGCCGTGCCCGGTCCGTCCGCCGTGCTCACCGCGCTCGCGCTGTCCGGGCTGCCCGTCGACCGCTTCTGCTTCGAGGGGTTCCTGCCGCGCAAGGCGGGGGAGCGGCTGTCACGGCTGCGGGAGGTCGCCGGCGAGCGCCGGACGATGGTCTACTTCGAGGCGCCGCACCGGCTCGACGACACGCTCGCCGCGATGGCCGAGGTCTTCGGGGACACCCGCCGGGCCGCCGTCTGCCGCGAGCTGACGAAGACGTACGAGGAGGTCAGGCGCGGGCCTCTGGGGGAGCTGGCCGCCTGGGCCGCCGAGGGGGTGCGCGGGGAGATCACCGTCGTCGTCGAGGGCGCGCCCGCCAGGGGCGCCGAGGAACTGGACGCCGGTGAACTCGTGCGCCGGGTAAGCGTGCGCGAGGAGGCGGGAGAGCGCCGCAAGGAGGCCATCGCGGCGGTCGCGGCGGAGGCCGGGATTCCCAAGCGCGACGTCTTCGATGCGGTCGTCGCGGCAAAGAACGCGGCGCACACCGCCCCATAG
- a CDS encoding RelA/SpoT domain-containing protein, giving the protein MDFIEQFIDRYTKEYDFYNRAARLVSDTLESDLRSSGIRCIVSHRAKDIERLREKCRQRDSEKRYQSVESIYADIVDLAGVRVALYFPGEMKQVESAIVRLFDSWDDKRVFPDIEEQTPNRRFSGYSAVHYRVQLKEKFIGDTDRRYLKARVEIQVASVLMHAWSEVHHDLAYKQMAGELSDEEHVILDQLNGLVIAGEVSLRLLQEAGDVRVARNGAHFLNHYELAAHLLRHASETLDEPVGDAGLGKVDDLFALLKYLNKATPAEMEKYLESLHGAVEERPLAEQVVDALLAEDSSRYAVYEDIRDRSHVGHSGAPGTSRSTGSAMLEFMQAWANLELLLNKLAQSVGLSHRSSAPVGQLLKLLQFPPNLVQEIESLRRTRNDVVHLRRDFSVAALDEATKRINWINEILKRTPPSDVSATTDQQPPKQ; this is encoded by the coding sequence ATGGACTTTATCGAGCAATTTATTGACCGTTACACAAAAGAATACGATTTCTACAATCGTGCGGCGCGCCTCGTTTCAGATACCTTGGAAAGCGACCTCCGGTCGTCGGGAATCCGATGCATCGTCAGTCATCGAGCAAAAGACATCGAACGTCTCAGGGAAAAATGCCGCCAACGGGACTCCGAGAAGCGGTACCAATCAGTTGAAAGCATCTATGCGGACATTGTCGACTTGGCAGGAGTCCGAGTGGCACTTTACTTCCCTGGCGAAATGAAGCAGGTAGAAAGTGCGATCGTGCGCCTATTTGATTCATGGGACGACAAGAGAGTATTCCCCGATATCGAGGAGCAAACGCCGAATCGACGCTTCTCTGGATATTCTGCAGTGCACTATAGGGTGCAACTCAAGGAGAAATTCATCGGCGACACAGATAGGAGGTACTTGAAAGCACGAGTGGAAATCCAAGTAGCTTCTGTGCTCATGCACGCCTGGTCAGAGGTGCACCACGACCTGGCCTACAAACAGATGGCGGGAGAGCTTTCAGACGAGGAACATGTGATCCTCGATCAACTCAATGGACTTGTGATAGCCGGCGAAGTATCTCTGCGACTCCTGCAAGAAGCCGGCGACGTCCGCGTTGCCCGTAACGGCGCCCACTTCCTCAATCATTATGAGCTTGCAGCGCACCTACTCCGGCACGCCAGTGAAACTCTTGATGAGCCAGTAGGCGATGCCGGACTTGGTAAAGTCGACGATCTTTTCGCATTGCTCAAATACCTCAATAAGGCAACACCCGCAGAAATGGAAAAATATCTCGAGTCGCTACATGGTGCGGTGGAGGAGCGACCTTTGGCGGAGCAGGTAGTGGACGCCTTGCTCGCAGAGGATTCCAGCCGCTACGCGGTTTATGAAGATATCCGGGACCGTTCGCACGTAGGCCACTCCGGGGCACCGGGTACCTCGCGAAGCACAGGCAGCGCCATGCTCGAATTCATGCAGGCATGGGCAAATCTTGAACTATTGCTGAATAAGCTAGCTCAAAGCGTGGGCCTATCTCATCGTTCATCTGCTCCGGTAGGCCAGCTACTCAAGCTTCTACAGTTTCCACCAAACCTTGTCCAAGAGATTGAATCTCTTCGGCGCACGCGGAATGACGTTGTACATCTGCGTCGAGATTTTTCCGTAGCCGCACTCGATGAGGCCACAAAGCGAATCAACTGGATCAATGAGATTTTGAAACGCACCCCACCTTCTGACGTGTCTGCCACCACGGATCAACAACCCCCGAAGCAATAA
- a CDS encoding resuscitation-promoting factor, with the protein MSSAQYETFGLTAPPYEPHEPYGAFEPYEPPEPYAPHLPYGSAGPYPGGCPESLPGDPDGPPPGGSADTYRPAYEEILADRTTQVSHATLLSEAPTEPRLPRQEYTQGPVMTPTDAADTVDLGDTAVMEVTAVLAGAEAEPPAGGRAAARRAARRAPRRRGAAERVEPLRRLLPQALVVAFLAGGTSAFVASDKAVELTVDGKPRGLHTFADDVSELLAGEGVRVGPHDVVAPAPGTPLSSGDEVTVHYGRPVHLTLDGHRRRVWTTAATVDGALEQLGVRAEGAYVSASRSRTIGREGLALDVRTERTVTIMADGRARTIRTNAATVAEAVDEAGITLRDQDTTSVPLGSFPRDGQTVSVMRITGSRELREEPIPFEVTRTNDPSLLRGTEVVDRAGEPGVRRVLYLLRTVNGVKERPRRMGAEVVREPRAQVMRIGTKPRPDSVRGADHLNWSGLAACESGGRPSAVDASGTYGGLYQFDTHTWRSLGGSGRPQDAPATEQTMRAKKLYVRRGASPWPHCGGRLHR; encoded by the coding sequence GTGAGCAGCGCGCAGTACGAGACGTTTGGCCTGACCGCACCGCCGTACGAGCCGCACGAGCCGTACGGGGCCTTCGAGCCGTACGAGCCCCCGGAGCCGTACGCCCCGCACCTGCCGTACGGGAGCGCCGGCCCGTACCCCGGCGGCTGCCCGGAGAGCCTTCCCGGCGACCCCGACGGGCCGCCGCCCGGTGGCTCCGCGGACACGTACCGGCCCGCGTACGAGGAGATCCTGGCCGACCGTACGACCCAGGTGTCGCACGCCACCCTGCTGTCCGAGGCGCCCACGGAGCCCCGGCTGCCCCGCCAGGAGTACACGCAGGGCCCGGTGATGACGCCCACCGACGCGGCGGACACGGTGGACCTGGGGGACACGGCGGTCATGGAGGTCACTGCGGTCCTGGCGGGCGCCGAGGCCGAGCCCCCGGCCGGCGGGCGGGCGGCGGCGCGGCGGGCCGCCCGTCGCGCGCCCCGGCGCCGGGGGGCCGCCGAACGGGTCGAACCGCTGCGCCGGCTGCTCCCGCAGGCGCTGGTCGTCGCGTTCCTGGCCGGCGGCACCTCCGCCTTCGTCGCCAGTGACAAGGCCGTCGAGCTGACCGTCGACGGGAAGCCGCGCGGCCTGCACACCTTCGCGGACGACGTGAGCGAACTCCTCGCCGGCGAGGGCGTACGGGTCGGCCCGCACGACGTCGTCGCGCCCGCCCCCGGTACCCCGCTGAGCAGCGGCGACGAGGTCACGGTCCACTACGGGCGGCCCGTGCACCTCACCCTCGACGGTCACCGCCGCAGGGTGTGGACGACGGCGGCCACCGTGGACGGGGCGCTGGAGCAGCTCGGAGTACGGGCCGAGGGGGCGTACGTCTCCGCCTCGCGTTCCCGGACCATCGGCCGGGAGGGCCTCGCGCTCGACGTCCGCACCGAGCGCACGGTGACGATCATGGCGGACGGGCGGGCCCGGACGATCCGGACGAACGCGGCGACCGTGGCGGAGGCCGTCGACGAGGCCGGGATCACGCTGCGCGACCAGGACACGACGTCCGTGCCGCTCGGGAGCTTCCCGCGCGACGGACAGACGGTCAGTGTGATGCGGATCACCGGGTCCCGAGAGCTGCGTGAGGAGCCGATCCCCTTCGAGGTGACCCGGACGAACGACCCTTCGCTCCTCCGCGGCACGGAGGTCGTCGACCGGGCGGGTGAGCCGGGGGTCCGGCGGGTCCTGTACCTGCTGCGGACCGTCAACGGGGTCAAGGAGCGGCCCCGGCGGATGGGGGCGGAGGTGGTGCGGGAGCCGCGGGCGCAGGTGATGCGGATCGGCACCAAACCGCGGCCCGACTCCGTGCGGGGCGCCGACCACCTGAACTGGTCCGGGCTCGCGGCGTGCGAGTCCGGGGGGCGGCCGTCGGCCGTGGACGCGTCCGGGACGTACGGGGGCCTCTACCAGTTCGACACCCACACCTGGCGCAGCCTCGGCGGTTCGGGACGGCCCCAGGACGCGCCCGCCACGGAGCAGACCATGCGGGCGAAGAAGCTGTACGTGCGGCGGGGCGCGAGCCCGTGGCCCCACTGCGGCGGTCGCCTCCACCGGTGA
- a CDS encoding nucleoid-associated protein: protein MPAGDYGWEALRTDFGDLVIDQAIVHVVPQRRRTDPSEPIALSEAPCALSHDVRTALQARLRGVLASTGREVIENPDSKSALPDYVYAFLTGESNLVDVSVDLVHLLRSSQTGVNSAGLLLVADARLGDDKALLIVKLEQETGMQATETVVDGLRTFDMKYLADLLFTEKSKIHKVALFTESGIGEERIEGWAADRQLSGKMAVFFLERFLGCMQKNEPREVTRRFHDAATEWINSYVVDPDTRINYVVATLAELQSPTRFLNPVAFAQQHLAVPHRDAFIEYLEAAEVPCRTFDKDTEHLEKRLKNMRVGFANGAFIVAPVGPDEISEAGFVLEDQGDGTTSVTITGTVTTATAYAPPGGSRRTSRKSSEQKGAPAADDGDNSDRG, encoded by the coding sequence GTGCCGGCAGGGGACTACGGGTGGGAAGCGTTGCGCACAGACTTTGGCGATCTCGTCATCGATCAAGCGATCGTTCATGTCGTGCCGCAGCGCCGACGAACAGATCCCAGCGAGCCGATTGCCCTAAGCGAGGCCCCATGCGCGCTAAGCCACGATGTGCGAACTGCACTCCAGGCGCGGCTTCGGGGTGTCCTTGCATCAACCGGGCGCGAAGTAATCGAAAATCCAGACTCCAAATCTGCGCTCCCTGATTACGTATACGCGTTTTTGACTGGCGAATCCAACCTCGTCGACGTGTCTGTAGATCTGGTACACCTCCTTCGGAGCAGTCAAACAGGTGTGAACTCGGCAGGGTTGCTTCTCGTAGCGGATGCCCGTTTGGGCGACGATAAAGCCTTATTGATCGTCAAGCTCGAGCAAGAGACGGGAATGCAAGCTACCGAAACAGTGGTCGACGGCTTGCGCACGTTCGACATGAAGTACCTTGCGGATTTGCTGTTTACCGAGAAATCGAAGATTCACAAGGTAGCACTCTTCACAGAATCGGGCATTGGCGAAGAAAGAATCGAAGGCTGGGCAGCCGACCGTCAATTGTCAGGGAAGATGGCAGTCTTTTTCTTGGAACGTTTTCTGGGGTGCATGCAGAAAAACGAGCCCCGCGAAGTGACTCGTCGTTTTCACGATGCGGCTACAGAATGGATCAACTCGTACGTTGTCGATCCCGACACTCGAATCAACTACGTTGTTGCGACGTTGGCAGAGCTCCAGAGCCCCACGCGTTTCCTCAACCCCGTCGCGTTTGCTCAACAACACTTGGCAGTGCCTCATCGAGATGCCTTTATCGAATACCTAGAGGCTGCCGAAGTTCCTTGTCGAACGTTCGACAAAGACACAGAACATCTAGAAAAAAGACTGAAAAATATGCGAGTCGGATTTGCAAACGGCGCCTTCATTGTGGCCCCTGTGGGTCCAGATGAAATCTCCGAGGCAGGTTTCGTACTCGAGGACCAGGGTGATGGCACCACCAGTGTCACGATTACGGGCACGGTAACCACTGCCACCGCGTATGCACCGCCGGGTGGATCTAGGCGTACTAGCAGAAAGTCTAGTGAGCAAAAAGGCGCCCCCGCTGCGGATGATGGAGATAATTCCGATCGCGGGTGA
- a CDS encoding protein spdB, whose product MKAKTALPAVAMTAVSMVLTLAVVMMWLGRAMPWPVALVVGLGIDGGWLATLAYERRLAAQGDHSRAVTAVGWSFGLVATGVLVAHALTAEGNTGAWLAVAWLPLAAKALWLVHGMWERTALTPRALDMIRGVQQEARDEAAVARARLRAEAGTEETRLTAVTDAGARVARVQAKTAQTLSRAWSTLESARNGEDTGRALTSVTHRVTPDVTPRWELPVWGPLEPLTSALETAPALSDAALDTLVDEIRNSETPALSYREMAVRFRSAGHSASEVRLRAAWKRVVA is encoded by the coding sequence GTGAAGGCCAAGACCGCACTTCCCGCCGTCGCGATGACGGCCGTGTCCATGGTCCTCACCCTCGCCGTGGTCATGATGTGGCTCGGCAGGGCAATGCCGTGGCCCGTCGCCCTCGTCGTCGGTCTGGGCATCGACGGAGGCTGGCTCGCCACCCTCGCCTACGAACGCCGCCTCGCCGCCCAAGGCGACCACAGCCGGGCCGTGACCGCGGTCGGCTGGTCGTTCGGTCTGGTCGCCACCGGTGTTCTGGTCGCCCACGCGCTCACCGCGGAAGGGAACACGGGCGCGTGGCTGGCCGTGGCCTGGCTGCCCCTCGCGGCCAAGGCCCTGTGGCTGGTGCACGGCATGTGGGAGCGCACCGCCCTCACCCCGCGCGCCCTCGACATGATCCGTGGTGTCCAGCAGGAAGCCCGGGACGAAGCGGCCGTGGCCCGCGCTCGACTGCGGGCCGAAGCGGGCACCGAGGAGACGCGGCTGACGGCCGTGACGGACGCCGGCGCCCGCGTCGCCCGCGTCCAGGCCAAGACCGCACAGACCCTCTCCCGGGCCTGGTCGACGCTGGAGAGCGCGCGGAATGGTGAGGACACTGGCAGGGCACTCACCAGCGTGACGCACCGCGTCACACCCGACGTCACACCCCGCTGGGAACTGCCCGTCTGGGGTCCCCTCGAGCCGCTGACATCCGCGCTGGAGACCGCGCCCGCCCTCAGTGACGCGGCCCTCGACACGCTCGTAGACGAGATCCGCAACAGCGAGACGCCCGCACTCTCCTACCGCGAGATGGCCGTCCGCTTCCGTTCGGCTGGCCACTCCGCATCCGAAGTCCGCCTGCGGGCCGCATGGAAGCGAGTGGTCGCATGA
- a CDS encoding GntR family transcriptional regulator, with amino-acid sequence MAPKWRDLADRLAEQIKNGEYAPGAQLPQIRELVDAGEGSKATVHQAYKALEAEGLVTSTRGHGTVVRPRTPLKRLGIARYDKAKWRDGDEVAFIADRVASGRAYKRDEQTQTVSRVEANSLVADGLGVSVGSEVYARARLVKEGTQPTHTLTSYYRPEHVEGTRIVDPTPGPAGRGGGYRVLYDAGYEIDHMREALFARVPTADEMQLLQLPAGEPVVELHRTTYTADGTAVEFAVGIHSASRFAWEYDFKVPDSAVKDRKGQE; translated from the coding sequence GTGGCACCGAAGTGGCGCGACCTGGCGGACAGGCTCGCGGAGCAGATCAAGAACGGTGAGTACGCACCGGGCGCCCAGTTGCCCCAGATCAGGGAGTTGGTCGACGCAGGAGAAGGCTCGAAGGCCACAGTTCACCAGGCCTATAAGGCTCTGGAGGCCGAGGGCCTGGTGACGTCGACACGGGGCCACGGCACTGTGGTGCGTCCGCGCACTCCCCTTAAGCGGCTTGGTATCGCCCGCTACGACAAGGCGAAGTGGCGTGACGGGGACGAGGTGGCGTTCATCGCTGACCGAGTTGCTTCGGGACGGGCCTATAAGCGCGACGAGCAAACGCAGACCGTAAGCCGTGTAGAGGCGAACAGCCTCGTGGCGGACGGGCTAGGCGTCTCAGTCGGCTCTGAGGTGTACGCGCGCGCCCGCCTCGTGAAAGAGGGAACGCAGCCGACCCACACCCTGACTAGCTACTACAGACCAGAGCACGTCGAGGGCACACGCATCGTTGACCCCACCCCTGGCCCTGCCGGCCGTGGTGGCGGATACCGGGTTCTCTATGACGCCGGTTACGAGATCGACCACATGAGAGAAGCCTTGTTCGCCCGAGTCCCGACCGCGGACGAGATGCAGCTCCTGCAACTCCCTGCCGGTGAGCCCGTGGTCGAGCTTCACCGGACTACCTACACCGCAGACGGCACGGCGGTCGAGTTCGCAGTGGGTATCCACTCAGCGTCTCGCTTCGCCTGGGAGTACGACTTCAAGGTTCCGGACTCGGCGGTAAAAGACAGGAAGGGCCAGGAATGA
- a CDS encoding TatD family hydrolase, whose amino-acid sequence MPSDKTEAPPLPEPLRVPVADSHTHLDMQSGTVEEGLAKAAAVGVTTVVQVGCDLNGSRWAAETAAAYEAVHATVALHPNEAPRIVHGDPDGWSRQGARRPGGESALDEALAEIDRLAALDQVKGVGETGLDHFRTGPDGEAAQERSFRAHIEIAKRHGKALVIHDRDAHADVLRILEEEGAPERTVFHCYSGDAEMAGICARAGYFMSFAGNMTFKNAQPLRDAIAVAPLELLLVETDAPFLTPAPYRGRPNAPYLIPVTVRAMAAVRGIGEDALATALAANTARAFDY is encoded by the coding sequence ATGCCCTCCGACAAGACCGAAGCGCCCCCGCTCCCCGAGCCGCTGCGGGTGCCCGTCGCCGACTCGCACACCCACCTCGACATGCAGTCCGGCACGGTCGAGGAGGGCCTCGCCAAGGCCGCGGCGGTCGGCGTGACGACGGTCGTCCAGGTCGGCTGCGACCTGAACGGTTCGCGGTGGGCGGCCGAGACCGCCGCGGCGTACGAGGCCGTCCACGCGACCGTCGCGCTGCACCCCAACGAAGCGCCGCGTATCGTGCACGGCGACCCCGACGGCTGGTCCCGCCAGGGCGCGCGCCGGCCCGGCGGCGAGAGCGCGCTCGACGAGGCCCTCGCCGAGATCGACCGCCTCGCCGCGCTCGACCAGGTCAAGGGTGTCGGCGAGACCGGACTCGACCACTTCCGCACCGGCCCCGACGGCGAGGCCGCCCAGGAACGGTCCTTCCGCGCCCACATAGAGATCGCCAAGCGGCACGGGAAGGCGCTGGTCATCCACGACCGCGACGCCCACGCCGACGTGCTGCGCATCCTCGAGGAGGAGGGCGCTCCGGAGCGGACCGTCTTCCACTGCTACTCCGGTGACGCCGAGATGGCCGGGATCTGCGCCCGCGCGGGCTACTTCATGTCCTTCGCCGGGAACATGACCTTCAAGAACGCCCAGCCGCTGCGCGACGCGATCGCCGTGGCACCCCTGGAACTGCTCCTCGTCGAGACCGACGCGCCCTTCCTGACACCCGCGCCGTACCGCGGACGGCCCAACGCGCCGTATCTCATTCCGGTCACGGTCCGCGCGATGGCCGCCGTGCGGGGCATCGGCGAAGACGCCCTGGCGACGGCGCTGGCGGCGAACACCGCGCGCGCTTTCGATTACTGA
- a CDS encoding DUF6284 family protein: MNPIVTVQEAVTAFADWNEPTEAELDAIEREMPLIRADVDLIDAQIIAMDHTPNEVDTRRVRRALARVLTEYRVLANRTTDTVGGAA, translated from the coding sequence ATGAATCCCATCGTCACTGTTCAGGAAGCCGTTACCGCGTTCGCCGACTGGAACGAACCGACCGAGGCGGAGCTGGACGCGATCGAGCGGGAGATGCCGCTGATCCGGGCGGACGTCGACCTGATCGATGCACAGATCATCGCCATGGACCACACCCCGAACGAGGTCGACACCCGCCGCGTCCGCCGCGCCCTCGCCCGCGTCCTCACCGAGTACCGCGTCCTCGCCAACCGCACCACCGACACGGTGGGCGGTGCGGCGTGA
- a CDS encoding YdcF family protein — MISVQTWADARLLWDYHRMHHDPRPCSVAVGLGSHDLGVADVTAELFRQGMAPVIVFTGATSPTTRSRMPRGEAVHYRERALQLGVPDSAVFVEPRATNTGENIEFTKTLLAEAGIAVSAVLLVSKPYEERRSYAMMRKLWAEVEVVCASTPMSLEKYADSIGDAHMVIDMIVGALQRVLVFPGLGLAVEQDVPDAIEAAYERLCAEGFTGRLLPADVAARPGG; from the coding sequence ATGATCTCGGTGCAGACATGGGCAGATGCCCGGCTTCTGTGGGACTACCACCGCATGCACCACGATCCGCGACCCTGTTCGGTGGCTGTCGGTCTGGGCAGCCACGACCTAGGGGTGGCTGACGTGACCGCGGAGCTCTTTCGCCAAGGCATGGCGCCGGTCATCGTGTTCACTGGGGCCACCAGCCCCACGACCCGATCACGCATGCCGCGGGGAGAGGCAGTCCACTACCGGGAGCGAGCATTGCAGCTCGGGGTCCCTGACTCCGCCGTATTCGTGGAGCCGCGCGCGACGAACACCGGCGAGAACATTGAGTTCACGAAAACACTACTGGCAGAGGCCGGTATCGCGGTCTCGGCAGTCCTGCTCGTGAGCAAGCCGTATGAAGAGCGGCGCTCGTACGCAATGATGCGGAAGCTCTGGGCCGAGGTAGAGGTGGTGTGCGCGTCCACACCGATGAGTTTGGAGAAGTACGCCGACTCCATCGGGGATGCTCACATGGTGATCGACATGATCGTGGGCGCTCTGCAACGGGTGCTCGTGTTCCCTGGCTTGGGTCTGGCCGTCGAACAGGATGTCCCAGACGCAATCGAGGCTGCCTACGAGCGGCTGTGTGCCGAAGGGTTCACTGGACGGCTCCTGCCCGCTGACGTTGCCGCTCGTCCTGGCGGGTGA